The Candidatus Eisenbacteria bacterium genome includes the window TGTCCCGAGCTGGGTAGAGCCCTTCTTCCGCACCGAGACGTTGGCGTCGCAGCGGAGGCTCCCCTCTTCCATGTTTCCGTCGCAGACGTCGAGGTAGACGAGGAGCTGGCGGAGCCGCGCCATGTAGTCGGTCGCCTCCGCCCCGGACCGAAGATCCGGCTCCGAGACGATCTCGATCAGCGGAACGCCGGCGCGGTTCAGATCGACGCGCGTCGTGTCGACCCCCTCCCGTCCCTCGGGATGGAGCGACTTGCCCGCATCTTCTTCCAGGTGGATCCGGACGAGCCGGATCGTTTTCCAGGAATCGCCCGAACGGATCGCGAGCGAGCCGCCGACGCAGAGCGGCCGGTCGTACTGCGAGATCTGGTACCCCTTCGGGAGATCCGGGTAGAAGTAGTTCTTCCTCGCGAAGACGCTCCGCCCGGCGATCTCGGCGCCGACCGCGAGCCCCACCATCGCCGCGAAATCGACGGCCCGGGCGTTCAGCGTCGGGAGCACGCCGGGGAGGCCGAGGCAGAGCGGGCAGACCTGCGTGTTCGGCGGCGCGCCGAAGCGGGTCGAGCACCCGCAGAAGATCTTCGTGCGGGTCTTGAGCTGCGCGTGGACCTCGAGGCCGATCACCGGCTCGTAGCCCTCGCGGGCGGTCTCCGCGGAGACGGCCGCCGTAGCGCTCACGCCGCCTTTTCCAGGGCGATCGGGGGGAGGCGCCGGGCCGCGTCGCTCTTCGACTCCCAGGCGCGGGCAATTCGAAGCAGCGTCTCCTCATCGAACGGCTTCCCGGTCAGCTGAAGCCCGATCGGAAGGCCACCCTTCGTGAACCCGGCCGGAAACGAGAGCGCGGGCACCCCGGCCAACGACGCGGGAATGGAATAGATGTCATTCAGGTACATCGCCATCGGATCTTCGGACTTCTCGCCGAGCGCGAAGGGCGGCGTCGGCGTGACCGGCATGAGGAGGGCGTCCGTCTCCCGCGACGCGTCCTCGAAGTCGCGGCGGATCAGGGTCCGGACCTTCTGGGCCCTCAGGTAGTAGGCGTCGTAATAGCCGGCCGACAGCGCGTAGGTGCCGAGGAGGATGCGCCGCTTCACTTCCCGTCCGAACCCACGGCCGCGCGTCGCCTCGTACATCTCCCGGAGATCGCCGGCCGGCACGCGGAGCCCGTAGCGGACCCCGTCGTAGCGCGCGAGGTTGCTCGAGGCCTCGGCGGGGGCGATCAGATAGTACGTTGCGATCGCGTAGCGCGCGTGCGGCAGCTTCACGTCCACGACCGAGGCGCCCTCCGCGACCAGCCACTTGGAGACCGAGTCGAAGCAGGCGTGGATCTCGGGGTCGAGCCCTTCGCCCAGAAGCTCCCGCGCGATCCCGATCTTGAGGCCGCGGACGCCGCGCTCGAGGTTCTCCATGGAGACCTGGCGGGTCTCCGGCCGGCTCGTCATGTCGCGCTCGTCCGGCCCTGAGATCGCGTTGAAGAGGAGGGCCGCGTCGCGCGCGCTCGTCGCGAGCGGACCGATCTGGTCCAGGGACGACGCGAACGCGACGAGGCCGTAGCGCGACACGGCCCCATAGGTCGGCTTCAGCCCCACCACGCCGCAGAACGCCGCCGGCTGGCGGACCGAGCCCCCGGTATCGGAGCCGAGCGCGAGCGGCGCTTCCCTCGCTGCCACCGTGGCGGCCGAGCCGCCGCTCGACCCGCCTGGCACGCGCGCGAGATCCCACGGATTTCGGGACGGCTGATACGCCGAGTTCTCGGTGGACGAGCCCATCGCGAACTCGTCGCAATTCGTCTTGCCATAAAGGAGGGCCCCTGCCGCGCGCAGACGCCCGATGACGTGGGCGTCGTACGGCGCGCGGAAGCGCTCCAAGATGCGCGAGCCGCACGTGAGCGGAACGCCGCGCACACAGATGTTGTCCTTGACCGCGACCGGCACGCCGGCCAAGGCGCCGAGGGTCTCCCCGCGCTTCCGCCGCGCGTCGATCTCGGTCGCGGCCGCGACGATCGACTCGGGCTCCAAGTGGAGGTAGGTGCCCAGGCGCGGCGCGGTCCGACTTGCCTGCGCGAGGAAGGCGCGCGCGACATCGACCGCGCTCCGCTCTCCGGCGCCGACGGAGCGCCCGAGGCTCTCCGCGGATTCCTGTACGGATGCCTTGCTCATACCACGCGGGGCACCCGGAAATAGTCGCCGTCGCGGTCGGGCGCCTGCGCCAGGACGTCGTCGCGCACATCCGACGGCTGCTCCTCGTCGGGACGAAGCGGCGGCGGCGCTCCCGCGATCACCGTGCTGGTCGGCTCGATCTTCGATACGTCGAGAGCCTGGAGCTGCTCCACGTAGGTGAGGATCGCCTGGAGCTCCCGGACGTAGCGCTCCTCCTCGGCCGGGTCGACACGAAGCCGGGCCAGAGCGGCGATCTTCTGGACGGTCCCCCTGTCAATCGGCATGGCTCAGCTCCGCGAAGGCCGCGAGGATCTTCTTCACCCCCGCGCGCCGGAATTGGACCGTCAGCTTGGCGCGCTCCCCCATCCCCTCGCACGCCACCACGACCCCCTCGCCGAATTGCGGGTGGAGGACGCGTACGCCGACCGGGCTCGGGACATTTCTGGACGGCGATGAAGCCGGGCGCCGGATCGTGCGCGGGCGCGGCGCGCCCCAAGGGTCCGCCTGGTCGATCACGACGCAGTCCGTCGGGATCTCGCTGACGAAGCGCGACATGCCGCCCCCGGAAGCGTTCCAGGCGCGACGGTAGGTCGCGTGGAGCAGCCTCACCTCCGACTGGGCTCTCGTGAGCGCGACGTAGAAGAGCCGCCGCTCCTCCTCCAGCTGCTTCGGATCCTCCAGCGAGGAGGCGTGCGGCAGGAGCCCCTCCTCCAGGCCGACCAAGAGGACGACGGGGAACTCGAGTCCCTTGGCCGCGTGGATCGTCATGATGTTCACGGTGTCGTCGGCGTCGTTCCAGAGGTCGACGTCGGTCAGGAGCGATACCTCGGCCAGGAACCCGTCCAGGGTGGGTTCCTCGGCTCGGCGGGCGTAGGCCTCGGCGCCGGCGATCAGCTCCTCGACGTTCTCGATCCGCTCCGCGGCCTCGGAGGGATTCTCCTCCAGGAGATATTCGCGGAACCGGACCTTGGCCAGGAGCTCGGCCACGCAGACCGCGGGCGGCAGCGCGGTCAGATCGCGGAGCGACTCGAGGAACGCGCCCGCCTCGCGAAGCTTCTTTGCGGAAGCCGCGCCGGTTACGGCGGCGAGCTCGGAGTGGCCGATCGCCTCCGGCACCGAGAGCCCGCGCTCCTCCATGAAATCGCGAAGCCGGTCGAGCGTCGTCTTTCCGATTCCTCGCGGGGGCACGTTCAGGATCCGGAACCATGAGATCGAGTCGCGAGGCTGGACGAGGGCACGCAGGTAGGCGAGCACGTCCTTCACCTCGCGGCGCTCGTAGAACGAGATCCCGCCGGTCAGCTGATAAGGAATCGCGGAGCGGCGAAGCGCGTTCTCCACCGCGCGCGACTGAGCGTTCGTGCGGTAGAGGACGACGAAGTCCCGATTCGATCGCCCCTGCCTCCTCCGGGCTTCCAGAAGGATCGAGACGACCTTCTCACCCTCGGCCTCCTCGTCGGGCAGCACGTGCAGGGTGAGCGGCTCCCCCACGACATTCTCGGTCCAGAGCTCCTTCTCCTTCCGCCCGGCGTTGTTCCGGACCACGCCGTTCGCCGCGCGGAGGATCGTCTGGGTCGAGCGGTAGTTCTGCGTGAGGCGAAGGACGGTCGCCTCCGGGTATCGCTTCTCGAACGAGAGGATGTTCTCGACGCTCGCCCCCCGCCAGCCGTAGATCGACTGGTCGTCGTCCCCCACGACCGTGAGATTTCGGTGCACGCGGCAGAGGCGCTCGATCAGCTCGAATTGAATCGCGTTCGTGTCCTGGTATTCGTCCACGAGCACGTGACGGAAGCGCTCCGCGTACATCCGGTGAACGCTCTCGTCCAGATCGAAGAGCCGGACCGTGTAGAGGAGCAGGTCGTCGAAGTCCATCGCGGCCCGGTCCCTTAACCCCTTCGCGTAGCGCGTGTAGATCGGGGCCAAGCGCCGGTCGATCGGTCCACGCGCCTCGGCCTCGAACGTCTCGGGCGTGATCCCTTCGTTCTTCAACCGAGAGATCCTGGATCCCGCCGCGGCGGGCGTGAGCGCGCGGTCCTCGCCGCCCGTCTCGCGGAGCAGCTCGCGGAGAAGGGAGCGCTGGTCGTCGGTGTCGTAGATGACGAACCCGCGGGGGTAGCCGAGCGCTTCGGCGTGGCGCCGAAGAATGCGGACGCAGGTCGCGTGGAAGGTGCCGAGCCAGACGCGGAGGTCTTCCCCTCCGAGCAGCGATTCGACGCGGCCGCGCATCTCGCGCGCCGCCTTGTTCGTGAACGTGAAGGCGAGGATCGCCCCCTCGGGCACGCCCCGTTCGCGGACCAGGTGCGCGATCCTCCCCGTCAGGACACGGGTTTTCCCGCTCCCGGCGCCCGCGAGGATGAGCAGGGGGCCCCCGGGATGCTCCACGGCCTGGCGTTGAACCGAGTTCAGATCCACGGGGATCTCAGTACTCCAAGCGAACCTTGAGGTCGAGGTTGTACTCCTGGGTCGGCAAATGACTTGGTGTGGTCTGCCGCCGGATCTGTTGTCCCTTCAGGAGGAGAAAGCGCGTGACGCGGTAATCGGCGTTGATCTGCTCTTCTCCGGCTCCCGAGAAGTCGCGAGAGTACTTGAGATAG containing:
- the gatC gene encoding Asp-tRNA(Asn)/Glu-tRNA(Gln) amidotransferase subunit GatC, producing MPIDRGTVQKIAALARLRVDPAEEERYVRELQAILTYVEQLQALDVSKIEPTSTVIAGAPPPLRPDEEQPSDVRDDVLAQAPDRDGDYFRVPRVV
- a CDS encoding ATP-dependent DNA helicase PcrA, with product MDLNSVQRQAVEHPGGPLLILAGAGSGKTRVLTGRIAHLVRERGVPEGAILAFTFTNKAAREMRGRVESLLGGEDLRVWLGTFHATCVRILRRHAEALGYPRGFVIYDTDDQRSLLRELLRETGGEDRALTPAAAGSRISRLKNEGITPETFEAEARGPIDRRLAPIYTRYAKGLRDRAAMDFDDLLLYTVRLFDLDESVHRMYAERFRHVLVDEYQDTNAIQFELIERLCRVHRNLTVVGDDDQSIYGWRGASVENILSFEKRYPEATVLRLTQNYRSTQTILRAANGVVRNNAGRKEKELWTENVVGEPLTLHVLPDEEAEGEKVVSILLEARRRQGRSNRDFVVLYRTNAQSRAVENALRRSAIPYQLTGGISFYERREVKDVLAYLRALVQPRDSISWFRILNVPPRGIGKTTLDRLRDFMEERGLSVPEAIGHSELAAVTGAASAKKLREAGAFLESLRDLTALPPAVCVAELLAKVRFREYLLEENPSEAAERIENVEELIAGAEAYARRAEEPTLDGFLAEVSLLTDVDLWNDADDTVNIMTIHAAKGLEFPVVLLVGLEEGLLPHASSLEDPKQLEEERRLFYVALTRAQSEVRLLHATYRRAWNASGGGMSRFVSEIPTDCVVIDQADPWGAPRPRTIRRPASSPSRNVPSPVGVRVLHPQFGEGVVVACEGMGERAKLTVQFRRAGVKKILAAFAELSHAD
- the gatA gene encoding Asp-tRNA(Asn)/Glu-tRNA(Gln) amidotransferase subunit GatA; translated protein: MSKASVQESAESLGRSVGAGERSAVDVARAFLAQASRTAPRLGTYLHLEPESIVAAATEIDARRKRGETLGALAGVPVAVKDNICVRGVPLTCGSRILERFRAPYDAHVIGRLRAAGALLYGKTNCDEFAMGSSTENSAYQPSRNPWDLARVPGGSSGGSAATVAAREAPLALGSDTGGSVRQPAAFCGVVGLKPTYGAVSRYGLVAFASSLDQIGPLATSARDAALLFNAISGPDERDMTSRPETRQVSMENLERGVRGLKIGIARELLGEGLDPEIHACFDSVSKWLVAEGASVVDVKLPHARYAIATYYLIAPAEASSNLARYDGVRYGLRVPAGDLREMYEATRGRGFGREVKRRILLGTYALSAGYYDAYYLRAQKVRTLIRRDFEDASRETDALLMPVTPTPPFALGEKSEDPMAMYLNDIYSIPASLAGVPALSFPAGFTKGGLPIGLQLTGKPFDEETLLRIARAWESKSDAARRLPPIALEKAA